A genomic segment from Gammaproteobacteria bacterium encodes:
- a CDS encoding BMC domain-containing protein, which yields MANEAYGIALGMIETRGLVPAIEAADAMTKAAEVRLVAREFVGGGYVTVMVRGETGAVNAAVRAGADACERVGDGLVAAHIIARPHREVETVLNNSGNQNRM from the coding sequence ATGGCTAATGAAGCATACGGTATTGCTTTGGGTATGATTGAAACGCGTGGTCTGGTGCCTGCTATCGAAGCGGCAGATGCGATGACCAAGGCAGCAGAAGTACGTCTGGTTGCAAGAGAATTTGTTGGCGGCGGTTATGTCACTGTGATGGTTCGTGGTGAGACAGGCGCGGTTAACGCAGCTGTTCGTGCCGGTGCTGACGCTTGTGAGCGCGTAGGTGATGGTCTGGTTGCAGCCCACATCATCGCTCGTCCACATCGTGAGGTTGAGACTGTTCTGAACAACAGTGGCAACCAAAACCGCATGTAA
- a CDS encoding carboxysome peptide A encodes MKIYQVEKPLVATNRIAGLQHKHLQIVRDGSSMMVAVDSVGAAPGDWVLCVGSSAARDAAGSRDYPSDLTIVGIIDHWTGGK; translated from the coding sequence ATGAAAATCTATCAAGTAGAAAAACCGTTGGTGGCGACCAATCGAATTGCTGGTTTGCAGCACAAGCATCTGCAGATTGTCCGCGATGGTAGCAGCATGATGGTGGCAGTTGATTCGGTTGGTGCGGCTCCGGGTGATTGGGTTTTGTGTGTAGGAAGTTCCGCAGCGCGTGATGCTGCAGGTTCAAGAGATTATCCGTCCGATCTGACCATTGTTGGCATCATTGATCACTGGACGGGAGGGAAGTAA
- a CDS encoding carboxysome peptide B, translating into MDVFQVVGPLVCTYRHPGMGNLPLRVLRDRKGKLQVAVDTIGSNPGSWVFTISGSAARLALDDKALITDLTIGGVIDFWE; encoded by the coding sequence ATGGATGTTTTTCAGGTGGTAGGACCTTTGGTGTGTACCTATCGCCATCCCGGAATGGGGAATCTACCGTTGCGAGTTTTGCGTGATCGCAAAGGAAAGTTGCAAGTAGCGGTGGATACCATAGGAAGCAATCCGGGAAGCTGGGTGTTCACTATCAGTGGCTCAGCAGCAAGATTGGCGCTGGATGACAAAGCGTTGATAACAGATTTGACAATTGGCGGAGTCATCGACTTCTGGGAATAA
- a CDS encoding BMC domain-containing protein, translated as MANETYGIALGMIETRGLVPAIEAADAMTKAAEVRLVGREFVGGGYVTVLVRGETGAVNAAVRAGADACERVGDGLVAAHIIARPHKEVESVLPPSGKPLTND; from the coding sequence ATGGCAAATGAAACTTATGGTATCGCGTTGGGCATGATTGAAACGCGTGGTTTGGTGCCTGCCATCGAAGCAGCAGATGCGATGACAAAAGCGGCGGAAGTCCGTTTGGTTGGTCGCGAATTTGTTGGTGGCGGTTATGTAACCGTGCTGGTTCGTGGCGAAACTGGTGCAGTTAACGCTGCCGTTCGTGCCGGTGCTGACGCTTGCGAGCGTGTAGGTGATGGTCTGGTTGCTGCGCACATTATCGCGCGCCCACACAAAGAAGTAGAAAGCGTTCTGCCTCCTTCTGGCAAACCGCTGACAAATGATTAA